A window of Mobiluncus massiliensis genomic DNA:
CCCGGTCACCTGTTACCGAAAGGTACTACCGCTGCCCCTGCGCAGCTTTCTGATATTAGAGAGAACAGATAGTGAGGCATAGTCTTTCATGGCAAACCCGTTCGCGCCAGATTCTCGCCTGAACCAGGTTCTAGCTTTCATCATCACGGTATTTTTGTCTAACTTGGCAGCCATGCTGGGTCTAGGCTTAATCTTCACCGGTGGCTGGGCATGGTTGATGCTGTTTGCCATCAACTTATCCCTCATTGAAAACAACACCGCAAGTTTTCGCTCAGTATGGACAGCAATCAGGCAAAATTGGTTGATAGCTACGTTGCTATGGTTCGTTGACTTACTGTTTTTTGCCTTGGTGATTTGGGAATTTTATGCCCTAGGTAGCCTCAAGTCTGGGGTATTCAAGCTCCTGTGGGGGGCGTTGCTTTGCCTCGCGGTATTCCTTGTATTGAGCGTAAATGTGTGGATTTGGCCGATGTTGGTGAAAAGGAAAATTGCCTCAGCTGAGATTCTTGATTACCTACGTACCTGCTTGTTGCTCTCTTTTCACTATTTGGGTCGTACCGTCGTCTGTATCGCTATAATCACCGTGCCAGCCCTCATAATGATGATTTTTCCCAGTTTTTTTTGGCAAGTAGCGACTTGGCTAATCTGTTTTGGCGTATCTTTTGGTGTTTATCTCATAGTTTTGCTGATTCACCAGCCTCTAGGCGATTTTTGTACAGAACCCGGCGCCCCAACACGGCCGTTTACGTCCTAAATGTCTGGCTTCGCCCCCACTGTCCAGTTTCAGTGCCGATTGGGCAAATTCCTCAGCAAAGCGGGACGCAAAATTTCGGCGTTGACTTCCTGTCCCGTAAACAGCTTTACCTGGGCGACACCCTGGTGTAACAGCATTTCCCATCCAGGAATGACCTGCGCTCCACACCTCTGTGCCCAACTGGCAAGCGGGGTTGGCCACGGCGCATATGCCGCATCAAGAAAAAATGCGTGGGAGATAATCTGTAGCTGTGACAGGGGCAGAGCATCTTGGACGGGGGCGGGCACAGTGCCCATCACCAGCTGTGCCGCGCGCAGTGCCCGGTTAACGTCCTCAACCTGGTGCCATGCCACCGCCCGGACGCTCAAGCCCATCCGTTGTGCCGCCTGAAAAGCCGCGCCTGTTTGGGCAGTAGTCCGGGAGATGACCGTCAGCTCTGTGAGTCCCAACTCGGTGAAAGCCGCCAAGGCCGAAGCCGCTGTGGAACCCGAACCGAAGATAACCCCGCTGCCCCCGGACAGCGAGTTTATCGCGCCGCCGTGGCGAAAAGCCTCGACAATTCCCCGGACATCGGTATTGAATCCGGTCCAATCTCCTCCCGCGGCGGGGACCAGGGTGTTCACCGCGCCGGTAACTTTGGCTAAGCCGTCAGCAAAAGTCGCAGCCTGTAGCGCCTCGGGTTTCAAAGGCATAGTCACTGCCAAGCCGCGCAGCTGTGCATCCGCCTCGGTTAGGAATGTGTTGAGCGTTCCCGACCGAACGCGCTGGCAGCGAAAATCCCAGTTCAGACCCAGCTCACGATACGCAGCCAGATGAATTACGGGAGACAAGGAGTGCGCAATCG
This region includes:
- a CDS encoding shikimate dehydrogenase; this encodes MGDPIAHSLSPVIHLAAYRELGLNWDFRCQRVRSGTLNTFLTEADAQLRGLAVTMPLKPEALQAATFADGLAKVTGAVNTLVPAAGGDWTGFNTDVRGIVEAFRHGGAINSLSGGSGVIFGSGSTAASALAAFTELGLTELTVISRTTAQTGAAFQAAQRMGLSVRAVAWHQVEDVNRALRAAQLVMGTVPAPVQDALPLSQLQIISHAFFLDAAYAPWPTPLASWAQRCGAQVIPGWEMLLHQGVAQVKLFTGQEVNAEILRPALLRNLPNRH